The genomic interval ACCAGCAGCCTTCGACCGGAAGGGAACAGCCGTGAAATTGGTCCCGTGGCCACGCAAGAACGACCGGACGTCCGCGGCACGATCCAGCCGCCTCCCTGTCGAGGCACCCATCCAGCGGCGTCGTTTCGTCCGCGAGATGGTGCGGGTGCCGGTGGTGGTACTCAACTCGAACGGCATCCGCCTGGCCTCCGGCGCCACCATCGAGGTCAGTGAGGGCGGGGTCCGCGCCCACCTGAACCAGCACCTGCACGAGAACACCCGGGTGCGTGTGGAGATGCACCTGGCCCGCGACCGGATCGTCGCCATCGGCGGCACGGTGCGCCGCGCCCCGGGCGACCGGCGCCCGATCGTGGTCGCGTTCGATCACCGGCACGCCCACCAGGACGATCTGCGGGCGCTCGTCTTCGCCGCCCAGCGGGCCAACGCCAAACGCTGAAGCCTCGCCGCTGTTCTGCCGAGACACGCCGTGACGCAGGTTCAGCCGAAGCGACGTCAGGGGAACGACATGGCGGTCACCGCCCTGAAGATCGGCCGGTTCAGCATCTCGGTCGCCAAGGCCGAGACCTGGGTGAGGCAGTACACCGCCGAACGCACTCGTCCGGCCTACGCCTACCCGGCGTACGACGGCTACCGGGCGTCCGGGCGCGCCGGTCCCCTGGAGGACGCCGACCTGCTGGCCCCGGTGCTGCTCAACGTCCGGCCCACCCTCGAGGCCTACTACTGGCTGCAGAGCCGGCTGCCGGTGCTCAACGAGGCACTGGACCGGATCCCGCCCGACGCCTCCATCACCGGCAACGACCTGGGTCTGCTCGAGCCGTTGTTCGCCGTGCTCGACGGCAACACCCGCTGGGGGGTGGGCATGCCCACCCTGGCCACGGTGCTGCACCGCAAGCGCCCGGGCTTCGTACCGCTGTGGGACGAGCGCGTACGCGCCTGCTACTACGGGGCCGACGCCCCGGTCCCACCGGTCCCGGGCCGCGGCAAGGGACAGTTGGCCGTGGCTGTGGCCGCCGCCATGCGCGACGACCTCACGGCTGCGACCCCGGCCTGGGCGGCCCTGGCGACCATCGCCACCGAACCGGCGATCACGCCCCTGCGCGTCCTGGACATCGTCGCCTGGCAACTGGGCAAGGACGGCGAGTCGGTGCCGCGCCAGGCCGGCCCGGCCGACGCGACCGTGTGATCCACTCGCCCATTCGTGACCAGGGCCCCGGGCCCGATCACGAACCAGGCGGGGCGTGGCTCCCGTCGAGCAACCGCTGCGCGAGATCGGCCATCCGATCGCGCAACGACGCCGGCTCCTCGATCACGAACGGCAGGTCGAGCCCCGCGATCAGCGCCGGCACCCAGTCAAGTCGCTGCGCGTTGAGCCGCACGCGCACCCAGCCCGGGTCGTCGGCCAGCTCCTCCACCAGCGCCAGCCCGGGCGGCAGGCGACGGCCCACGTCGACCGGGCCGGCCTGCACCCGGACCGACACCGGATGGGCCCACGGGGTCCGGGCCAGGGACGTCAGCACCGTGGCCCCCGGATCAGGATCCCGATCCCCACCGGCGCCAGAGCCGGAGCCCGGGTCAGTGGCCCGCTCGACGGCCCGTTCCGGGGCCGATGCGATGGCCTGCTCGACGGCCGATCCGGTGGCCGGTTGCGAGGTGCCCGGCACCTGCGTGACCCGCGAGATCCGGTCCAGCCGGAACGTCCGCTGCTGGTGCTCCTCGACCGTCGCCGTCAGGTACCAGCGACCCGCATGCCCGACCACATGGTGCGGCTGGATCGAACGGACGGACGCGCGTCCCTCACGGTCGGTGTAAGCAATGTCGACACCAAGGTTCTCGTGGGCGGCAACGGCCAGCGACAAGAGGACGCCGGTGTCCACCGGCGGTTTCCGGGCTGCCGGGGCAGTGAAAGCCGCCGTCGCGAGGAACGCCTCCATCCGCGTACGGGAGGCGTCGGGCAGGACGCGGCGCAGCTTGGCCAGAGCGCTCTCGGAGGCGGTGGAGTCCGGCACCAGACCGGCCCGGCTACCGATGACCAGGCCGGTCATCACCGCGATCGCCTCGTCGTCGGTCAGCATGAGCGGCGGCATCCGGAACCCCGGGGCCAGCCGGTAGCCGCCGTAACGCCCACGCTCGGACTGCACCGGGATACCCAGATCCATCAGGTGCGCGGCGTATCGCCGTACCGTGCGCTCGTCGACGTCCAGCCGCTGCGCCAGGTCCGCCACCCGGCGGGTGCCCCCGGCCTGGAGCATCTCGAGCAGCGCGAGCACGCGGGACGTCGGACGGGTCATCGGAAAAGAACATCACGGATACCGGGCGGATCCTGCCCGGTATCCCTCCTACGGTCGCGTCATGACCGCAACCAGCTTCGCCTCGATCCGCATCATCACCGCCGACGTGCCCGCCCTCGTCGCCTTCTACGAGAAGATCGCCGCCACCACCGCCGACTGGGCCACCGACCTGTTCGCCGAGGTGCGCACCCCCGCCGCCCGGGTGGCCGTCGCCGGCACCGCGACCCTGGCCCCCTTCGGCATCCGCCTCGACCCCGCCGCCAACCGCTCGGTCATCGTCGAGTTCCTGGTGACCGACGTGGACGCCGAGTACGACCGGCTCACGGGCGAGCTGGACGGGCTGAAGGTCGTGCAGGAACCCACCACCATGCCCTGGGGCAACCGCTCCCTGCTCGTGCGCGACCCGGACGGCAACCTGGTGAACCTCTTCACCCCGGTGACCGCGGCCGCGCAGGAGCGGTTCGGGCAGCCCGGCTGAGCGAACCTCGACATCGGCGCGACCGGCCGCGCAGCAGCTACGGATGCTCCACGCACCTACGCTCCCGTGCTCACGTCCGTCCATCTATGTCGGTGTCCACCACGTCGGACAGCCACGTCGGACAGCCACGTCCGACAGCCACGTCCGACAGCCACGTCCGACAGCCACGTCCGACAGCCACGTCCGACAGCCACGTCCGACAGCCACGTCCGTAGCCCTACTGATGCCACAACAACCTGATGCCACAACGGCCTGGCGCCACAACAACCTGGCGCCACAACGGCCTGATGCCACAGCGACCGGCCTGGGTGCCGTCTCCTCTGGAGCCCCACGGGAATCACCCACAAATCGCGGCACTCGGAGCGCGGAAGCTCCCATGAGGGAACACTTATCGATTGTGTACACATGGTACATCCGGTACCGGATGTACCGTTTGTACATGATTGATCTGCCCCGTCTGTCCATCCGTGACGTCCGCGAGCGGCTGGCCGACGTGGTGGACGAGGCCTGCCACGACCGACCCACGGTGATCACCCGCCGGGGCAGGCCTGTGGCGGCCCTCGTCCCGATCGACATCCTGCGGCGCTACCTCGAACTCGAAGAACGCGAGATCAACCGCATCATCGATGAGCGGATCTGCGGGCACCCGCAGAGCGAGGGTGAGACCGAGGACAGTGGCGCCCCGGCCGGAGCAGTCCCACTGGAGACCGTACTGCGCGAAACAGCCTCTCGTGCAGAGTGATTACCAGGTAATGGTGATGCCATCAGCCCGTGCGGAACTCGCCCGGGCTTCCCGGGCTGCGGCCCTGCGCATCCTGAGGAGACTGATCGAGCTCGAAACCGATCCCTACAGTTTCTTCTCGGCCGGACCGGTGCCCTTCACCTCCCGACCAGAACGCCGCATGCTGCAGGTGGGCGATCACCGGGTGGTCTACACGATCGAGCGGCAACACATCATCGTCCGGGCCGTACTGGCCGGCGGGGGCACGACGCTGCCGGTGACTTCACCGATGCGGTGACCACGTCGTCCTCCATGGGGGAAGGTGGCCCGGGAACGCCGGTGGGCCCGGCCGATCCCGCGAGGGATCAGCCGGGCCCACCGATTGTTGCTGTGAGCCTGAAGGATCAGGCCAGGTCGAACCGGTCGGCGTCCATGACCTTGACCCACGCCTTGACGAAGTCCGCGACGAACTTGTCCTGGGCGTCGGCGCTGGCGTAGACCTCGGCGAGCGCGCGCAGGATCGAGTTCGAGCCGAAGACCAGGTCCACCGCGGTGGCGGTGTACTTGACCTCGTCGGTACCCAGGTCGCGGATCTCGTAGAGGTTCTCGCCCTCGGCGGCGGCCTTCCACTTCGTGCCCGGCGAGAGCAGGTTGACGAAGAAGTCGTTCGTCAGCTGCCCCGGCTTGTCGGTGAAGACACCGGCCGGGTTACCGCCCACGTTGTTCCCGAGCACCCGCAGGCCACCCAGCAGCGCGGTGGTCTCCGGGGCGGTCAGGCCCAGCATGTAGGCACGGTCGACCAGCAGCACCTCGGGCTGGGTCTTCTCACCCTCGCGCAGGTACTGACGGAAGCCGTCGGCCCGCGGCTCGAGCACCGCGAACGACTCCACGTCGGTCTGCTCCTGCGTGGCGTCGGTGCGGCCCGCGTGGAACGGCACGGTCACCTCGACGCCGGCGTCCTTGGCCGCCTTCTCGACGGCGGCCGAACCGGCCAGCACGATCAGGTCGGCCAGCGAGATCTGGGCGCCACCGGCACCGTTGAACTCGGCACGGATGCCCTCGAGCTTGCCCAGGACGGAGGCCAGCTGCTCGGGCTGGTTGACCGCCCAGCTCTTCTGCGGCTCCAGGGCGATGCGGGCACCGTTGGCGCCACCGCGCTTGTCGGTGGTGCGGAAGCTCGCGGCGCTGGCCCACGCGGTCTGCACCAGCTCGGCCACGGACAGGCCGGACTCCAGCACCTTGGCCTTGAGCGACGCCACGTCGGCGTCGCCGACCAGGGCACCCTCGACGGCGGGGACCGGGTCCTGCCACAGCTGCGGCTCGGCGACCCACGGGCCCAGGAAGCGGGCGACCGGACCCATGTCACGGTGCAGCAGCTTGTACCAGGCCTTGGCGAAGGCCAGCTGGAACTCGTCCGGGTTCTCCAGGAAGCGCTTCGAGATCGGGCCGTAGATCGGGTCGAAGCGCAGGCTCAGGTCGGTCGTCAGCATCGTCGGGCGGTACTTCTTCGACGAGTCGTAGGCGTCCGGGATGATCTCGTCGTCCGTCTTGGCCACGTAGTGCTTGCCGCCACCGGGGCCGGTGGTCAGCTCCCACTCGTACCCGAAGAGGATCTCGAAGAAGCGGTTGCTCCACTCGGTGGGCTTGTCGGTCCAGGTGACCTCCAGGCCGGAGGTGACCGTGTCCTTACCCTTGCCGGTGCCGTTCGGGTTCAGCCAGCCCAGGCCCTGGGCCTCGATGGCCTCGCCCTCGGGCTCGGGGCCGATCTCGGCCACGGAGGCGCCGTGCGTCTTGCCGAAGGTGTGGCCACCGGCGATGAGGGCGACGGTCTCCTCGTCGTTCATCGCCATCCGGCCGAAGGTCTCGCGGATGAAGTGCGCGGCGGCGCGGAAGTCGGCGCTGCCCTTGGGGCCCTCGGGGTTGACGTAGATGAGACCCATCTCGGTCGCACCGACCCCGGGCAGGACCTCGTTGTCGGAGACGTAACGGCTGTCGGCCAGCCAGGTGTCTTCCGGGCCCCAGACGATCTCTTCCGGCTCCCACACGTCGGCGCGGCCGAAACCGAAGCCGAACGTCTTGAAGCCCATCGACTCCAGGGCCACGTTGCCGGCGAGCACGAGCAGGTCGGCCCACGAGACGGTCTGGCCGTACTTCTGCTTGACCGGCCACAGCAGGCGGCGGGCCTTGTCCAGGTTGGCGTTGTCGGGCCAGCTGTTCAGCGGAGCGAAACGCTGCCCGCCGTCACCGGCGCCACCGCGGCCGTCCTCGATGCGGTAGGTACCGGCTGCGTGCCAGCTCATCCGGATCATCAGGCCGCCGTAGTGACCGAAGTCAGCCGGCCACCAGTCCTGCGACGTGGTCAGGACCTCGACGATGTCGGCCTTCAGGGCCTCGACGTCGAGCTTCTTGAACGCCTCGGAGTACTCGAAGTCCTCACCCAGCGGGTTGCCCTTGGACGAGTGCGCGTGCAGGACCGACAGGTCGAGCTGGTTCGGCCACCAGTCCCGGTTCGTGCGCGGTGCACTGGTCTTGGGGGTCGGCGCGCTGATCGCCGGGTTTTCGCTCTCGCTGCCGTTCGCCGTCACTGAGTCGTGCGCGACGGGGCAGCCGCCCGCGTTCTGGGTGTCGCTCATGTGCATCCTTCCGGGGCTGGCCAATTACTGAGATGTGCGTTCGGCCGTACAACGGGGGCACATGCCCCAGTAGACGACCTCCGCCTCGTCGACCACGAAGCCGTGGTCGTCCGCAGCGGTCAGGCAGGGGGCGTGGCCCACGGCGCACGCCACATCGGCGATCGCTCCACACGATCGGCACACGACGTGGTGATGGTTGTCGCCCACCCGGGTTTCGTACCGGGCATTGGCACCCATCGGCTGGATCCGCCGGATCAGCCGGGTTTCGGTGAGAACACGCAGAACGTCGTAGACGGCCTGATGACTCACCGCCGGCAGCTCGGTCCGCACCAGGCTGATCACCGTGTCGGTGTCGACGTGCGGGTGCTCGTGCAGGGCCGTCAGTACGGCCACGCGAGGCCGGGTCACGCGCAACGAGACCGAGCGCAGCTGGGCCTCGAAGTCGGACGTCATAGGCATGACCTTAGGGCACTTTTCTGGAGTAGTTCAAGTTTCTGGGCGGGCCAATCCGTGTGCCCCCGGTCGCTCCCTGCCTACGCCCGGTGACCCCACCGCCTTATTCGTGATCATGCCGATTCCCAGCCTTGGGCCGGGAGATGTCCGATCGGGTGGATTCCTGCGGACGAACAGACAGAGATCCCTCCATCGGCACGTCAGGCACGTCGCCATACGTCAATCTGACTCTTCGCAGTGTGAGGGGCCTGGCCCGTGACGGCCCTTCGCCGGTGCCGGCCGCGGCACGACCCCATCGGCTTCCTCGCCGGCCCCGACACCGAAGGACGCGCCCCAGCATGAGCCTGCCCGACCTCAGCCAACCCGAGCAGCCGCCCATCTCGGGCCCCCTGACCGGCGGGACCTGGACCCCGGTCGGGGTTCTCGCCGCCGGCATCATGGTGGAACGGCTGCTGCACTGCCTGCTCGTGCGCCCGGCCCGCCCCACCCCGGCCCAGGCCGAGGCCGGCGCCCAGCTGCGGGTCTTCGCCGAGGCGGCCGACCTGACCGTCTCCGCGACGGCCCCCGGCCCCGGCCACGCCCTCACCGTGTACATCGCCCCGTTCAGCGGCACCAACCTGTCCGGGCTGCTGACCACCCTGCGCGAGCCCCTGAACCGCCTGCGCGAGGCCGGCGGCTACCAGCAGATCCGGGTCGTCACCGGCGGCGTGGCCCGCGAACGCGGTTCCGGGGCGAACCCGTTCCACGCACTCGCCGACGCCCTGCGCGTCCCCGTCCTGGCCCCCCTCGGCACGCTCCTCCAGGTGCCGGGCAACACGCTCTTCCCGGTGGACGGCCCGGGCGCCGGCAACTGGCAGCGTTTCGCGCCCGGCCGCGTCGAACCGGTCCTGGTCGGCCCCTGGCACTTCACCGCGTCCTGGGGCTCCACGCTGCCCCTGCCCGCGCCGCGCACCGGGGAGTCCGGACTGGACGTGCTCCCGGTACCCGCCGGGGTCGTCCTCCTGCCCCACGACGGCAACGCCTCCCCCGCCGACGACATCACCTACTCGCTGCCCCTGGACCCGCGTCACCCGCTCGTGGTGGTCGACCGGCTGGGCAGTTCCCGGGTCGAGCCCGAGCAGGTGGCCGGATACCTGCGGACGATCCCGGACCAGACCCGGCACGCCGTGCGGGTGTGCACCGCTGCCACCGAGCCCACCCCCGATTGGGGACGCGCGGTCGCGGACGCCCTGGGTGAGCCGGTCGAGGTCCTTACCGGTCTACCCCTGCTGCGGGCCGGGGAGTACACCTCCTGTGTGCTGCGGACCGACGCCGCGGGTGGGGTCGAGGTGCTGTGGGAGCCGTTCGTCAGCCGCCTGCGCTACCCCTCCGGTGCCCCGGAGGTGGCGGCGCAGGTCACCGGCTGGCGTTCACCCGGCAGCGACCTGAGCCAGAGCACCGATCGGGTCTACCGGCTGGACGAGGACTGGGTGGTCGAGGTCCTGGCCAGCGGTCTGTGGTTGCGGCGCAGCGGGAACCACGCACGTGACGCCGCCGTCGACGCCCCGTTCGACCCGGCCGAGCCGACCCTCCTGGTCGGGGCCCCCGGCGACGACCTCACCGAGCAGGCCTGGTCGTACGTGGGTGACCTGACCGACCGGATCGGCCGGGGCACGGGTGCCCGGGGCCGGGTGCGGGTGCTCGGCTCGACCGGCTCGACCGGTGCGACCGGCTCGACGGCCGGGACCGCCGCACCCGTCCCCTCCCTCGACGAACCGGACCTGACCGCGTTCCCGGAACAGCCGCACGCCGTGAGCGCCCGGCAGCCGGGCGAGAACACGTCCGCGTCGGCCGACACCGCCGGCCACGAGCAGGCCGACGTCATCCCGTCCCCGCATCCACGTTCTCAATCCCTTCCCTGAGGAGCCGAGTCCGCTCATGCCGGATACCACGACCACCGTGCCGCGACGTCTGGAGGAACTGGAGGTCCGGCCCGCACCGCAGCTGTTCGCCCGGGCCACTGCCCTCCAGCTCTTCACCGACGAGCCGGAACCCGTCGAGGATCCCGGCGCCGGTCACGGGAACAGCGTGGACAGTGGTGCGGGAGCGGACACCGGGTGGATGGCATCGGGCCCACCCGCCGCGCTCAGCGGGACCCACGATCACGAAGGAGCAGGCGCTTCCCCCGGCTTCGAGGGACCCGGCCGGAGAATGCCGACCCTCCGGCGCTGCCTGGCCGTGGCGGGTGTGGTCGCGGTCCTCATGACCGGCGCGGGGCTGAGTGCCCAGGCTCTCGGCCCCGACGATCCGGCCGAACCTCCGGCGGCACCACCGTCGGCGTCCACCCCCGAGACCGCTCCGGGCACCAGCCTGGCGGGGACCACGGTGGGCTGGGGATCAGCCGGCCTGGCCGTGGGCGGCGGTATGGCGGCGCGCGCGTACTTCGGCCGGCTGGACGACCTCGTCTCGGAACTCGACGGCACGGTGAGCTTCCGGATCGTGCCCGGATACCTCGAATCCTTCCCCGAACGCTGCGCACTGACGGTCATTTTCACCGGCGTGCACGGCAAGGAGGCCAGCGCCTACGCCATGGACCTGGGCGACAGCTGGCCGGCCCCGGAGCTGGCCCCCTCCTCGAAGGTGTCCACCGACCACGGCGTGGTGCACCACCAGATGGTGATGCCGCCCGCATCCGTGAAGGCGGGCACCTCCTGGACCTACTGGTCTCTCATCGACGTCGACGGCCAACAGACCAACACCGGCCCGTACTCACTGAACCTGGTGAAACGCGACGGCTCCCGCCTGACCTGGTCATTCGGCGGGCAGACGATCACCTGCTCGGTGTACTGAGAGAATCAGCCGTGCCGAAGACCGAAAAGGGCTCTGTGCCCGAAGATCCACGCCGACCTCTGGAGATCAGGATCCAGGTGCTGGCCACGCAGGCCCAGGCCCTGGCCCTCCAAGACGTTCTCGGCGCGGCGATCTGCGGTGCGGAACTCGACCATGACGGCCCCTGCCGGGTGGCCTGGAGCACGGGCGTGACCACCGATCTCTCCACGAAGGACCGCAAGTTCCTCTGGAAACACCTCGGGCAGGTCGAGACCTGGGACAACACGGCGGTGAACGAGTCCCTGGGGATCGTGGACGAGGTCTGACGGCTCACGACGTCCGGGACCAGCCTCATGACCAGCACCGATTGTCCCCTTCGAGCCGGTGATGGCTAGGCTCCGTGAGTGGAATCAGGTACGGGCACGCCCCGCAGCACCGAAGATCAGCCTTCTGACGTCGCCGGCCCGGCGGAACGCGAGGACGGCCGGATGGCTGACGTGCTGCCCTTCCCGGGAGCTCTCGCAGCCAAGCACGCGGGCGAGCCGGAGGCCGATGCCCTCTACCACCAGGGTCAGGCCCTGAGCTCGGCCGGAGATGCCGCGGGCGCACTGGACCACTTCGAACAGGCCCTGAGCCTGTACCGGGCCGCCGCCGACCAGGCCAACGAAGCCGCCACCCTGAACGAGATCGGCAGCGTTCATTCCGAGTCCGAAGAGCCGAGTGAGGCCTTCGAACCCTTCGAGCAGGCCCTTCTCATCCTGCGGGAGATCGGCGACCGGGTCGGTGAGGCCACAGCGCTTCACAACATCGGCCACGTTCACCACCGGCTGGACGACACCGAGAAGGCCCTTGCCTGCTTCCGGCAGGCGCTCCCGATCCGCAAGGCAGTCGGTGACCGGGCCGGCCGGGCCGTCACCCTCATCAACATCGGCCAGATTCACGAGAAGCTCGGTGAGTATCTCCCCGCCGTGCACCACTACACGCAGGCCCTGACGATTCAGAAGCAGCTCGGCGACCGGGCCGGTGAGGCGGCGACCCTGAACAGTCTCGCCCACGTGCAGGATCTCCTCGACAATCCCCAGCAGGCCATCAACAACTACAGTTTGGCTCTGCCCATCCTGCAGGAGCTCGGAAACCGGGCCGCCGAGGCCACGATCCTCAACAACCTCGCCGTGATCGCCCACAAGAACCGCTATCTGGAGCAGGCGCAGGCCTACATGAACCAGGCCCTGGAACTGGTCCGCGCTCTGGGCGATCGCGCCACCGAGGCATCGTTCACCTTCGCCAGCGCCATCATCATGTACAAGCTGGACCACCCCGAGGAAGCTCTCACCACGCTCCGCGGGGCCATCGACCTGGCCATCGAGACCGGGAACCCCGATCTCAAGGACATGCAGGAATTCCGGGAGCACCTCGAAAAGTCTCTCCCGACAGAGGAATAGCTAAGGCATCGGCACCTGGGT from Kineosporia sp. NBRC 101731 carries:
- a CDS encoding PilZ domain-containing protein, with translation MKLVPWPRKNDRTSAARSSRLPVEAPIQRRRFVREMVRVPVVVLNSNGIRLASGATIEVSEGGVRAHLNQHLHENTRVRVEMHLARDRIVAIGGTVRRAPGDRRPIVVAFDHRHAHQDDLRALVFAAQRANAKR
- a CDS encoding DUF6308 family protein, yielding MAVTALKIGRFSISVAKAETWVRQYTAERTRPAYAYPAYDGYRASGRAGPLEDADLLAPVLLNVRPTLEAYYWLQSRLPVLNEALDRIPPDASITGNDLGLLEPLFAVLDGNTRWGVGMPTLATVLHRKRPGFVPLWDERVRACYYGADAPVPPVPGRGKGQLAVAVAAAMRDDLTAATPAWAALATIATEPAITPLRVLDIVAWQLGKDGESVPRQAGPADATV
- a CDS encoding YafY family protein, whose product is MTRPTSRVLALLEMLQAGGTRRVADLAQRLDVDERTVRRYAAHLMDLGIPVQSERGRYGGYRLAPGFRMPPLMLTDDEAIAVMTGLVIGSRAGLVPDSTASESALAKLRRVLPDASRTRMEAFLATAAFTAPAARKPPVDTGVLLSLAVAAHENLGVDIAYTDREGRASVRSIQPHHVVGHAGRWYLTATVEEHQQRTFRLDRISRVTQVPGTSQPATGSAVEQAIASAPERAVERATDPGSGSGAGGDRDPDPGATVLTSLARTPWAHPVSVRVQAGPVDVGRRLPPGLALVEELADDPGWVRVRLNAQRLDWVPALIAGLDLPFVIEEPASLRDRMADLAQRLLDGSHAPPGS
- a CDS encoding VOC family protein, whose product is MTATSFASIRIITADVPALVAFYEKIAATTADWATDLFAEVRTPAARVAVAGTATLAPFGIRLDPAANRSVIVEFLVTDVDAEYDRLTGELDGLKVVQEPTTMPWGNRSLLVRDPDGNLVNLFTPVTAAAQERFGQPG
- a CDS encoding type II toxin-antitoxin system Phd/YefM family antitoxin, producing the protein MIDLPRLSIRDVRERLADVVDEACHDRPTVITRRGRPVAALVPIDILRRYLELEEREINRIIDERICGHPQSEGETEDSGAPAGAVPLETVLRETASRAE
- a CDS encoding type II toxin-antitoxin system RelE/ParE family toxin yields the protein MPSARAELARASRAAALRILRRLIELETDPYSFFSAGPVPFTSRPERRMLQVGDHRVVYTIERQHIIVRAVLAGGGTTLPVTSPMR
- the katG gene encoding catalase/peroxidase HPI, yielding MSDTQNAGGCPVAHDSVTANGSESENPAISAPTPKTSAPRTNRDWWPNQLDLSVLHAHSSKGNPLGEDFEYSEAFKKLDVEALKADIVEVLTTSQDWWPADFGHYGGLMIRMSWHAAGTYRIEDGRGGAGDGGQRFAPLNSWPDNANLDKARRLLWPVKQKYGQTVSWADLLVLAGNVALESMGFKTFGFGFGRADVWEPEEIVWGPEDTWLADSRYVSDNEVLPGVGATEMGLIYVNPEGPKGSADFRAAAHFIRETFGRMAMNDEETVALIAGGHTFGKTHGASVAEIGPEPEGEAIEAQGLGWLNPNGTGKGKDTVTSGLEVTWTDKPTEWSNRFFEILFGYEWELTTGPGGGKHYVAKTDDEIIPDAYDSSKKYRPTMLTTDLSLRFDPIYGPISKRFLENPDEFQLAFAKAWYKLLHRDMGPVARFLGPWVAEPQLWQDPVPAVEGALVGDADVASLKAKVLESGLSVAELVQTAWASAASFRTTDKRGGANGARIALEPQKSWAVNQPEQLASVLGKLEGIRAEFNGAGGAQISLADLIVLAGSAAVEKAAKDAGVEVTVPFHAGRTDATQEQTDVESFAVLEPRADGFRQYLREGEKTQPEVLLVDRAYMLGLTAPETTALLGGLRVLGNNVGGNPAGVFTDKPGQLTNDFFVNLLSPGTKWKAAAEGENLYEIRDLGTDEVKYTATAVDLVFGSNSILRALAEVYASADAQDKFVADFVKAWVKVMDADRFDLA
- a CDS encoding Fur family transcriptional regulator, yielding MTSDFEAQLRSVSLRVTRPRVAVLTALHEHPHVDTDTVISLVRTELPAVSHQAVYDVLRVLTETRLIRRIQPMGANARYETRVGDNHHHVVCRSCGAIADVACAVGHAPCLTAADDHGFVVDEAEVVYWGMCPRCTAERTSQ
- a CDS encoding tetratricopeptide repeat protein: MESGTGTPRSTEDQPSDVAGPAEREDGRMADVLPFPGALAAKHAGEPEADALYHQGQALSSAGDAAGALDHFEQALSLYRAAADQANEAATLNEIGSVHSESEEPSEAFEPFEQALLILREIGDRVGEATALHNIGHVHHRLDDTEKALACFRQALPIRKAVGDRAGRAVTLINIGQIHEKLGEYLPAVHHYTQALTIQKQLGDRAGEAATLNSLAHVQDLLDNPQQAINNYSLALPILQELGNRAAEATILNNLAVIAHKNRYLEQAQAYMNQALELVRALGDRATEASFTFASAIIMYKLDHPEEALTTLRGAIDLAIETGNPDLKDMQEFREHLEKSLPTEE